ataaatagtgattcgattttcttttgttccACTATGAATTATACTCAGTATGGCATGCCTTAGAGTTTTAATTCGTTCTGAGAATAATAAAACCTCGGTTATCTTacgcgtattttttttttgtttatataacATACAACATACCATTCCTATGAGAATCTCACAAATATTTCTATTGCAGTTATTTATTTCAGAAGGCTCTTtatttggatgttttttttttgtggtgtacGAGGCTCAATTTTTGTGGAGAACTAAGTCTCTACTTAGTatacaaaattaaaagcaaGATTTACATTACATCATGATGCAAAACAGTGCCTGCGGAAATCAGATGCAAAAAGGCGAATTTTTACTTTGGCAGTTCTACTTGCAATCAAACCAAAATCGGACAAGCGATAAAATCAACATGGATAGCAACAATAATCTTGCAGATAGAAATAATTGCCACACCTTCACGAATCCAGACGATGATCACCAGCACGATGAAACCATCATTCGAGAACAGGAGCACGAAAACACGAATGTTTCGGAGTGGAACTGgtccaaaacaacgcacaataTTCAAAGCAAGACTGACGATGGCTGCATTACAAGTCAGCTCGACGTATCGCAGCCCAAAGATGAGTTCACCAAGGTCAAAACCATCGAAACATTGGACAAAGCTTGTCAGACTGGGGAACTAGCAGATGGAACTACGCTACCAATACCGGACACTGCCGAGGATGTAACGGAACAGCGGGTTAAGTACGAATTGAAGCGTCCGAGCAATTCGTTTCTCttgttttgcaaacaacaCCGATCGATATTGAGTAACCATTACAACGAGGAAAACAGGTACATGCTTTGTGTCGATTTTATTCGTGGTTCGGGAAATATTAGACATACGAGTTCGTTCTATTCTCACAGGCTAATAACGGAAAAGCTCGGCAAATGGTGGAATCAACTTACAGAAGAACAGAAATCTCCGTATGAAATAATAGCGTCGCAAGTAATTGTATAACACTACTCTGTGGGTTTCGTTCGAACACTAATGTTGACCATTCTTTTATCGTTTACATCTTTACAGTATCGCAAACAAATGTTGGCAGTAGATCCCGGATTCAAATGGATTAAACGCACGCCGACAAACCGTCAACCATCTCCAGTTACTGACGAGGTTAGGGCAAACGCATCCTTGACTGTGGAAGAGACTGCTCAGATGGATGTATCTGATGATACCATCATTACGGACGAATGTTTGGAAGCGGCAGAAGCTTTGGTTAGTTTGCGTGGAAGCGCTCAGTTGACCACGTTCAAGCTGGCGGACGAATCGAATATGGGAAGCTTAAAAGATCTCTATATCGGAACCGGTACGCAACTGTCTGGTGAGCGAGCAGGTCAGTGTTATTACCCAGCTATTCGTTATCTATTTCTGTATTTAATTCCGAACTTTTTGTCTGAATGCTGCTCATTATGACTTATCGtacgttttcttttattagtTGCCTGTCAGCCATTGGAGTCTCGGTGCAAGCGATCATCCCAAGTGATGACATCGTGTGTGCAGCCTATTGGCGAAGGCACACGTGCACCGAAAGCCACACGATCATGTAAAGCTAATAGGTACAAGGATATCATGAACAATATGTATCGACGAgcaaaaaaatcttcaaaaaaaacgcaaacagaCCCCATTAAGCAACCAAGGGCTGCCAGCACCTGCCAGTCAACTATCACTAACAGCGATACATTAGACTCAAACATTAGCAAAGTTACCGAGGAAGAGTTGTTAGCGGAGTTGGACTCAAAAATGGCTGAAGTATCTCCGTTGAGCATTGACCACTTTTTAAGCGTTTTAGTAAGACAtagaaaaaagaggaaaaggtCGAAAAGTATGTATTTACCCTAATGATGGGTGTAACCATAGCATCACGCAAAGAATTAATTCTATGTTTCTCTTTCTATATATCCTGCAGAATCTGCATCGAATGCCAAAAGGAGGAAAACAAAGCTGTCAACTGCACCAAAGCCCTCCGGCGACGTGCTGGCTGAGGATTTCACAGTGGGAAGTACACCGGTCGGTACAACAGCACAGCCAGCAACGTCTGTCGCAACCGCTTCTGAGGCACTGACGTTGGTGCAACCTACATCCACCAAACTAGTCGGCAGTAACAAGCGCAAATTTCCCAAAGAACTTGTTACACATAACCCCCAGTCAGGGATGGTGGAACGACAAACGATCTTGTTATCCTTTGATAAGCCTGGTGCGTAGGACGGTGGTATCTTCCATGCCCCCGTACGGGGCCTATTAGACACTCTAGTGACGTTCcattaataatttaacataTGATGATCTCTATACCCCAAAATTGAGCTGAAAATGGCTTAAGCTAATGAGGCCTAAGAATATGTTTGAGGtgataaagttttatttttcctcaaGGCATGCACCATTGGTAAAGAGCCAAGCAAAGCCGGAAAATTAATAGATCACGTTAGATCATTAGAGTTTTAATCCTTCCAGTTCAAAATCTAAATGTTTAACCTACTCTTATCGTTATTGAGCGTAATGTAAGCAAGACatatttaattgcattttaagTAACATTAGAAAGGCTAGCAGCCAGCAATACACAGCAATAAgcgatggatgctctactAGTAGCAACGCAGACTGTATCAGTGGCCATAGTTCGCGTTACAGACCAGAGCAGGTTGTAGGTGATGTATGGTCAGCATGCAATGCGGTTTGCATTGCTATAATTTATGATCACACGCTTCGGTGTCTCGACGATAGTCGAGTGGTATGTTGGCAAGTTCGGGAATGGGGTCAAAAGCTGCGAGGAAGAAATGTGGATACAATGAAGTTACCTTCCACAACATGTGGATAATGTTACTGTTAGGTGATAATGCTTTAAAATGTTACGGGTACCGTAGGTACTGAGTGCTGTGAAGCCTGACGGGGTAAAGTTTCGCTAGGCGCCTTTGAATTGCTTCCATATGtgccttttccattttctacattttttttaattcttcctATTTTGCATTTATATAAGTTCAGTTTTTTCGCACTTAATGTTTACTGTAATTCACAAGCCCAGTCGTTATCATTTTGCAATCATTTCAAAGCACAAAGCACATGATTTATAAGTCATAAGTCCATCATTGAACGAAGCTATCCCGTCTGATACTAAAGTATCCTTTTCTCTGTTTTGCTCAGCATTAAATCGTGTTCCATTATTCGCTTGAATTTTGTATTATAGTACGACATTTTGCCAACACATATGTTATCTGctatttatttaacatttcgCTAAGACAGTAACACCACATCAATACAAAATCGATACAATATGGTAGTAATTGTTATCGATTCTATTTATCTATTCTATCAACGTTTtctataaaatgtaaaacaaaggGATTGAATATTGTCCTATAAAAAACAATGTGattaaaaatgttcaaaacgGGATCGAACCCTTGTTCACTTGTTCTCTCGTTTGTCCTATTAGTCCTACCAAGTTTATATAGGACAACAGGTATTGTTGTACAGGGCGGTATTGTAACAAAATTCAAAGGTATTGTTGTACAGGGTGGTATTGTAACAATGAAAGATATGGAGAGAAGTAAAGTAGCAAGAaggaatatatatatatatatatatatgtttgtatatatatatatagaaagATATATAAAGAGAGACAGAAatggtgagagagagaaaaagagagaaagagagagagagagagagttaaaAACGTCTGCTTTATGAATAATATTGATACAGCAATTATGCGTGTGATAAAAGAACATTTTTCAGAAGTattcaaagaaaaacaaaaaggcgCTTTATTAAAAGACCACCGAACCGCAAACTTGAGGACCGGAAACttgaaacaaaaccagaaGAAATCTCATTTTGGATTCAAATTTGAAGAAGATCCTTCAAATTTGAATTTTGTGTCCATTGCTTCCCATGTGTTCGGGGGCGGATATATTCTTCAAGAGGTCCTAATCGTCGAGATAACTCGGTTCTTCAAATCGCTCCCAACATGTTGGAGAGCACTGCTCCAGGAAAGGGTGCCTTCAAAGGGAAGGGTGCCGAACATGCTGTCggaaccagcggcggatcaagcggtaggcggagtaggcggtcgcctagggcctcgccgtgttgggggcccctaacaacttgtgccgattgtgcgatttttggaaatctagcagcagagttaatttatagcacataatctaattaaaaaggtagaacattgtttatccttggttagataattttttttatttgattagctatatcggcccggttacacggctacgcaagagaagtatgcagtgtactcaaactccttcttctttatcggcacgacatcttcaggatgtttaagcctaccatttctggctttttttactttatttacccgtaggatagtcagtgctgcgaacggaggtttggtggtccaaatgaaattgttccgtggtcctgtcttgtacaaagcgactgcgctaccaatacaccatctggccgccccgtgaacccttatattccCTTTCACTttaacctattcatgtattctatttcttgaacgggattttttaatctgttcgtaaatgatcctaccgtcagatgctagaatagaaaccatgcttattttcacttccgcaatattcgcaagctattgccattgcgattctCGTggtttggtattgttttctctccccgattgaaccgtgaaaatgtccagcctacgtgtttcgaaacagtattgtggtggagtgttgtatttagtatttcgattgtcacaatttctgcaaacttgcagccggtaatgatgttataaccgacacaatctgtaagtgtactacgaaatagctagcattgtcatagattatgaataaaatcatattgccatcattagaactctcttttccgtttgatatttcatacctcatggttcttggaataccatttctgtctttcttgattattacttattcgaagctggattgtaagTTCAACTTATGTCCACCCActttccaaacacttcatcatatccccgtgtagaatactgttcgaactacattgttgtaatctcggtaaaatttgcatcgttgttagactgaaattgttttaaaatttctaattgtaaatccatacggtttaagatgatcaccgcgaaatcgttgatctaaattaaaaaaaagaacacgaaaaaagatacttgaagaaatcaatgcacacaattgttttcagatttccgataccaggagagcatggtttcccagaggtgacatctgcaacttcggacaaatttgcccatcacaattgctattgcatactatcaaacacgtacgaacgatcgctaataagtaatatcaataaaacggaaagcatccttcatctcgctcaaactttccgtcggctggataccaggaaagcatccacggaagaggtagcaccttgtacagcaattttggccgaaaaccgccgaaaggtatgcaatttttaaacactaacattttccgttggtcgaataaaattttgcagcaattttgctcaaaaaccgccgaaagttatgcaatgtttaaacactaactttcccgttggtcgtgaaaaattccttcgaaaactaccagttttcgaatgtgtagtaccaggagagcatccacggaagaggtagctcctggtactgcgccgaaaggtatgcaatgttaatagactaactttgcaaccaattttccgccgtaaggtatgcaatgtttatacactaactttgcaaccaattttccgccgtaaggtatgcaatgtttatacactaacttttcatacaaaccagctgttttcagatttccgataccaggagagcatgttgttcaagaggtaacaacTTCcgtccccctccccccttccccctcacccaaaaaaaggggaacaagatggcggacaagatggtggacaagatggcggacacaagatggcggacacaagatggcggacaaaatggcggacaagatggcggccaagatggcggacacaaaatggcggacaagatggcggacaagatggcggacacaaaatggcggacaagatggcgcccaagatggcggacaagatggcggacaagatggcggacaagatggcggacaagatggcggacaagatggcggacaagatggcggccaagatggcggacacaagatggcggacaagatggcggacaagatggcggacaagatggcggacaagatggcggacacaagatggcggccaagatggcggacaagatggcggacacaagatggcggacaagatggcggacacaagatggcggccaagatggcggccaagatggcggacaagatggcggccaagatggcggacaagatggcggacacaagatggcggacaagatggcggtcaagatggcggacaagatggcggacaagatggcggacaagatggcggacacaagatggcggacaagatggcggacaaga
The Anopheles moucheti chromosome 2, idAnoMoucSN_F20_07, whole genome shotgun sequence genome window above contains:
- the LOC128309702 gene encoding HMG box transcription factor BBX, whose amino-acid sequence is MDSNNNLADRNNCHTFTNPDDDHQHDETIIREQEHENTNVSEWNWSKTTHNIQSKTDDGCITSQLDVSQPKDEFTKVKTIETLDKACQTGELADGTTLPIPDTAEDVTEQRVKYELKRPSNSFLLFCKQHRSILSNHYNEENRLITEKLGKWWNQLTEEQKSPYEIIASQYRKQMLAVDPGFKWIKRTPTNRQPSPVTDEVRANASLTVEETAQMDVSDDTIITDECLEAAEALVSLRGSAQLTTFKLADESNMGSLKDLYIGTGTQLSVACQPLESRCKRSSQVMTSCVQPIGEGTRAPKATRSCKANRYKDIMNNMYRRAKKSSKKTQTDPIKQPRAASTCQSTITNSDTLDSNISKVTEEELLAELDSKMAEVSPLSIDHFLSVLVRHRKKRKRSKKSASNAKRRKTKLSTAPKPSGDVLAEDFTVGSTPVGTTAQPATSVATASEALTLVQPTSTKLVGSNKRKFPKELVTHNPQSGMVERQTILLSFDKPGA